In the genome of Bacteroidales bacterium, the window AATCTGAAAATGCATACTTATTCAATTATAAACGAAATACAAAAATTGTCAATATCTGAACAGATGTATATTGCTGAAACGATTATAAAATCAATGCGAAAATCGGAAAACAATAACCAAATGTTATTTGCTGCAGAGGAACTTTACAATGAATATAAAACGAACAAAGAATTAACCATATTTACTAATATTGATTTCGACAATTTTTATGAAACAGCAAAATGAAATTTGGTCGATAAATCTTGATCCGACAATTGGAGCAGAAATAAAAAAAACTCGCCCGGCAATTATTGTAAACGATAATGCAATCGGGCTGTTACCTTTAAAAATAATTGTTCCCATAACTGATTGGAAAGAACAATTTGCTGTTGCTAAAAAGATAATATTTTCAGTCAATAATCTATGCTGGTTGTTTAATCACCCCCAAAACAGCAATAGCATCTTTAATAGATTTTATGTCTTGAAAAGTCATGGTGAGTTTATCTTTACGTTCTTTTAAGGCGGTTTTGTCCGGATATTTTTTCAGAAATTCAATAATGGCTGTGAAAACATCCGATTTATAATACATCGACTCTTGATCGGATACTAAATAACACACCATTTTTTTGTTTCGCAGCAATATTTTCTCCATGCCGAGCGACATTGCTTTTCTTCTTAAACGAACTGCACTTAATAATTCCAAGCTTGCTTTCGGTATCGTTCCGAAACGGTCTTTTAATTCGGCTTCAAATTCTTGTAATTCTTGCTCGTCTTTAATACCGTCTAATTTTCTGTACAGTTTTAAACGCTCTTCATTGTTTTCGATATAGCTTTCCGTAAATCTTACTTCTAAATCTGTATCTATATGGCAATCATTAACAAACTTGATGTCTTCTGCATTAATTTCATCCGGTGTTTTTTGCTTTTCTTTAAAAAGTTCTTTAAATTCTTCTTCTCGCAGTTCAAGCATAGCCTCATCCAATATTTTATGATAAGTTTCAAAACCAATATCGGAAATAAAACCGCTTTGTTCGCCGCCGAGCATATTACCTGCTCCTCTAATATCAAGGTCTTGCATGGCTATATTAAAACCGCTGCCGAGTTCCGAGAATGTTTCAACAGCTCTTAATCGTTGCCTTGCTTCAGGTGTTAATGCCGACATAGGGGGTGCAAGCAAATAACAAAATGCTTTCTTGTTTGAACGACCTACCCTGCCCCTAAGCTGATGCAAATCACTCAAACCGAAATTCTGTGCATTATTAATTATGATTGTATTAGCATTCGGAATATCCAAGCCCGATTCAATAATTGTGGTAGCAATCAGAATTCCGTAGTCTTCATTAATAAAACCGGTCAGTGTTTTTTCCAACTCTCTCGGTTTCATTCTTCCGTGCATCACTGCTGTTCTGACATTAGGATTAAGTCGGTTTATCAATGATTCAATCTCATATATATTATCAATTCGATTATGAATAAAAAATACTTGTCCGTTTCTTCTGTATTCATAATCAACAGCTTCCTTAATTATATTTTTATCAAACCTGTGTAATTCAGTATGTATCGGATAGCGGTTCGGTGGCGGAGTATTAATAATTGAAAGATCTCTTGCACCCATTAACGAGAATTGTAAAGTTCTCGGAATTGGTGTTGCTGTTAATGTTAAAGTATCTACATTAATTTTTAATGCTTTAAGTTTTTCCTTAACGGAAACTCCGAACTTTTGCTCCTCATCAATTATCATCAAACCTAAATCTTTAAACTTAACATCTTTACTGACAATACGATGCGTGCCTATAATTATATCAATTTCACCTGCTGCCAATCGTTTTAAAGTATCATTTTGTTGAGCAGTAGTTTTTAATCGACTGATAAAATCGACATTACAAGGAAAATCCTTTAATCGAGATACAAAAGTTTTAAAATGTTGTAATGTTAAAACGGTTGTAGGAACCAATATTGCTACTTGCTTATTATCAGCAACAGCTTTAAATGCAGCACGTATTGCAACTTCTGTTTTTCCGAAACCTACATCCCCGCATACTAATCTGTCCATAGGAACATCCGATTCCATATCTGTTTTAACAGCTTCGGTTGATTTAGTTTGATCAGGCGTATCTTCATATATAAATGATGACTCTAAAGCATGCTGTAAATAAGTATCTTGGGCAAATGCAAATCCCTTTTCCTGTTTTCGTTTTGCATAAAGAGCAATTAATTCTCGGGCAATATCTTTTACACGGCTTTTAGTTTTCTTCTTCATGGTTTGCCATGCCGGTGATCCGAGTTTATAAATCCTCGGTTGCTTGCCTTCTTTGCCTTTATATTTTGATATTTTATGAAGATTATGAATATTAACCAGCAAAATATCATTATCCTTATAAACCAAGCGAATTGCTTCTTGCTTATTCCCGCTGTTCTCAATAGTTTGCAAACCTCCAAAACGTCCTATACCATGATCGCTGTGTACAACAAAATCTCCGGTTTGCAAACTGTTGATCTCTCTTAAAGTAAGTGTTTCCTTATTCTTATGATAAGCAGCACTTCTTAATATAAATTTATGATAACGACCGTAGATTTGATGTTCGGTATAGCAATTTAATTTCAAATCATGATCAATAAATCCCTCATGCATCACACCTTCACAAACAGAAAAACTATCTCTGATATGTTCCTTTGCATCTGAAATATTAAGTGCAATATTTCATTTAAACGAATAATCTGCTTGTCATTATTTGAAACTACATAATTTTGATAAGCTTTATCCTGAAAATCAAGCAATTGATTTGCCAATAATTCAAAATTCTTATTTAGTTGAATATGCTTTGTAATATTAAAATCAAAAAAATTATCTGCATTAAAAAAAGATGAATTTGAAAACTCAACAGTAGAAAATCTTTTAAAATCTTCAGCAGTTTCTTTTACGGTAATTAGATTTGAATAGTCATCCGTTTCAGGAATTTGTTTTATCTTATCAAATAACATATTGAAATCATCCGACCAAACCAAAGTATTTTCATTAATAAATTTTAAAAAGGAAGTTTTATTTTTTGCTGAAGTTTTATTTTGAATATCCGGAACAATTGAGATTTTATTAAACTTTGCTTTTGATAATTGAGAAACTGTGTCAAACGTTCTTATTGAATCTATTTCGTCATCAAAAAAATCAATTCTGTAAGGGAAGTCATTTGAGAATGAAAAAATATCTACAATGCTTCCTCTAACTGCAAATTGTCCGGGTTCATAAACAAAATCAACAATCTCGAAACCGTATTCAATTAACATTTCCTCAACAAAATTAATTGGAACCTCTTCACCCTTTTTCAGTTCAAGTGTGTTTTTTTTAAAGTTCTCCTTGCTTGAAACTTTCTCAATTAATGCTTCCGGATAACTTACGACAACACAGCAATCCTGAATGTTACTTAAAACCTCGGTTCGCATTATTACACTGCCGGCATCAATCTTTGTGTTCTCACTTTTTACAGCAGATCTTTTGTATGAAGACGGGAAAAATAAAATTTCTTTTTTCGGGAATATCTCTTTCAGATCATTTTGAAAATATGCTGCTTTTTCTTTATCAGAAAGAATAAAAAGATGTGTTTGTTTATTCTTCTTAATAATCGAAGCCGCAAAAAGAGATGATGCTGATGCATGAAGACCTCGAAGTAAGGCATGAAACTCCTTATTCAATTCAATTAAACTTGAAAGTTCTTTTGAATGAATATGCTCTGAATATCTTCTTGCAATCTCCGGTAATGTCAAAGCTGTTTCTTATAAAAAGTGCAAATATAAATTAATTTTGGTTCTTTCTGAATTTGAAAGAGCAACAATTGTTACATTGTTTTATTGTTACATTGCTGTTTTTTAACAATTTAGCAATGAAACAATTTAACAATGTTATAGTCATTTTTATTACCGACAATGTCGGCTTTTTTTGAAACTTCCGAAAAAACCTATCTTATTATTTCATCCAAACATTTTTTTAAACTTTTTTTCCAATCCGGTACAATAACTTTATATACATCTTTTATTTTTGATTTATCCATCAGGCTGAATTCAGGTCTTTCAGCAGGTGTCGGAAATTCTTTTGAAGAAACCGGATTAACTTTGCAATTAAATCCTGCATAATTCATTATCTCTTTTGCAAAATCGTACCAAGAGCATGATCCTTCATTAGAAAAATGATAAATTCCGTTTTGAAAATAACTACTGTCCTCAATTGAGTTCTGTATAATTAATAAGATTGCAGCGGCAAGGTCTGCTGCATTTGTGGGAGAACCAATTTGGTCATTTACAACATTAATTTTTTCTTTTTCTCTTCCTAATCTAATCATGGTTTTTACAAAATTATTCCCGAATACTGAATAAAGCCATGATGTTCTGATAATATTATATTTATATGAATCTGTAATTAATTGCTCACCTTTAAGTTTTGTTCTTCCGTATGCTGTTTTAGGATTTATTGAATCTCCTTCTGTATATGGTGTCTTTTTAGTTCCGTCAAAAACATAATCAGTTGAAATATGAATCAGCGTTATTTTATAATTAACAGATACAGTTGCAAGATTTTTTACCGCAATTGCGTTTAACATTTCAGCTTTATCTTCTTCTGATTCAGCTTTATCAACATTTGTATATGCAGCACAATTTACAATAAAATCAACTTTCTTTTTTGAAAAAAAAAAATGTAAGGAGTTAAGATCAGTTATATCTAATTCATCAATATCAGTAAAGAGATAATTAATCTTCTTTTCTGAATTATTTTCAGACAGCCTTTTAATTTCACTTCCTAATTGACCTTTTGCACCGGTTATCAGTATTGTAATCATTGGTTCTACTGTTATTTTAATGAGAAATATCCGGTTCTTTCCAACCGTACTTTTTCATAAACTCTTCAGCAGTATTTACCATATTCCTGGAACCTACATAAAAAGGAACACGTTGATGCAATGATTCAGGTTTTATATCCATTATCCTTGTGCCGCGACCGTCCGTAGCTTTTCCTCCGGCTTGTTCAATAATCATTGCCATAGGATTACATTCATATAATAGTCTTAATTTTCCTGAAGGATAACCTGCCGAAATCGGATAAATAAATATTCCGCCCTTTAAAAGATTTCGATGAAAATCAGCTACTAATGATCCGATGTATCTTGAAGTATATGGCCTTCCGGTCGGAACATCTTTATCCTGACAATATTTAAGATATTGTTTTACACCTTCAGGAAATTTTATATAATTCCCTTCATTAATTGAATATATTATACCTGAATGAGGGATTAAAATATCAGGATGCGAAAGACAAAATTCTCCGATTGAGGGGTCAAGAGTAAAGCCGTTCACTCCTCGCCCTGTAGTATAGACCATCATTGTAGAAGATCCGTAGATAATATACCCGGCAGCAACTTGCTTCGTTCCGTCTTGAACAAAATCTTCCAGTGCTGCTTTATGTCCTACGGGTGAAACACGTCTGAATATTGAAAAAATTGTACCTATCGAAACATTAACATCAATATTTGAAGAACCGTCCAAAGGATCCATTGTTACTATATATCTGCCTTGTTTCGGCAGTTCTTCATCAAATGATACAATATCTTTATTCTCTTCAGACGCAATACCACAACATTCGCCACTTGATTTTAAAGAACTAATAAACTTCTCATCAGCATAAACATCAAGTTTTTTTTGATCCTCTCCATGCACATTACTTTCACCGATTTCACCCAGTATATCGACCAAACCGGCTTTATTAACTTCTCTGTTCACTACTTTAGCTGCAACACTCATATGGGTTAATAATCTTGTGAGTTCCCCTTTTGCATAAGGAAAATCAGCTTGTCGTTCAATAATAAACTCGTTTAATGTTGTAACAGACATATTTTCAGTTATTTTTATAAATTTGCATATAATTACGACAAAAATAGACTTTTTTTTACAGAATTAGTTATATTTTTCTTAACATCTTAATTTATGAAAGTATTTAAATTCGGAGGCGGGATTTTAAGAACACAAAAAGATACCGATCAGCTATTAAAGATACTTGAAAATTATAAGAACGATAAACTTATAATTGTTGTTTCTGCTTTTAATAAAATTACAAGTAAGTTTGAAACCCTGTTAAATAAATATTTTGAAAATAAACAACTTGATTTAACTGTCTGTAATGAAATAAAAGACTATCATTTCAATATGACAAAATCATTATTTGAAAAAAATGACAAAACAGAGATTAACCGGAAAATTAATATACTGTTTGATGAAATTTATAAAATTTTTCAAAACGGATTAAGTTCTTACTACCATTACGAATACGACAAAATAGTTTCTTACGGTGAATTATTATCATCAACCATAATTTTTGAATTATTAAAGATTAACGGTTTTAATTGCATATTTGAAGATATAAGAAATATTATTATAACAGATTCTGAATATACAGAAGCCAAAGTAAATTGGAAATTATCTGTTGAGAATATTAAAAACAAATGTTCAGGAAATGATTTCACATTTTGTCTCACTCAAGGATTTATTGCTGCGGACGAAAACGGAAATACAACCACACTTGGCAGAGAAGGCAGTGATTTCTCGGCTTCTGTTCTTGCATATGCTCTTGATGCAGAAGAAGTTATTTTTTGGAAAGAAGTTGCCGGTATATACAATGCCGACCCAACACAAACAAGTGATTATCAGCTACTTCCTAAACTGTCTTATAAAGAATCTGTTGAGCAAGCATTTTACGGAGCTAAAATTTTACATCCAAAAACTATCAAACCTCTTCAGAATAAATCAATACCTATAAAAGTTAAATCCTTTTATAAACCGGCAGAAAACGGGACGGATATTATTGATATTTCCGATATGAGTCCTGATCTGTATCCCGATGTCCCGATATATATTGTAAAGGACAATCAAATCTTGATCTCGCTTTCGACTTTAGATTTTTCTTTCATTTCTGAAAATAATCTGGGAAAGATATTTACACTATTATCAAAATACAGAATAAAAGCTAACTTAATACAGTCTTCTGCAATCAGTTTTTCAATTTGTATAACAAATAATAAATTTAAAATACCCAACTTAATCAAAGAACTTAAAGAAAATTTCAGTGTTTTATATAATGATGATCTTTCTTTGATCACTATCAGACATTATAATGATGAAGCTGTCCGAAAAATGACTTTGGGAAAAAATATATTGCTTCGCCAAAACAGCAGGCATACATCAAGGTTTGTAATAAAATAAATATAAGTTTTTTTAATTTTTCTTGTACGAAAATTTAATTTATTATACATTTGCATTCTTTTTTAGGAGAGGTGGGAGAGCGGCTTAATCCACCGGTTTGCTAAACCGGCGTACCGTCGATACGGTACCGGGGGTTCGAATCCCCCCCTCTCCGCAGGATAGATTGAAGGAATGGAATGTATTTCTTCAATCTTTTTATTTTTAGGGCGTTAGGTTTTTCCCGGTTTAATTATTTCAATTTTTCGGCAAAATGTTTCACTTATGTTTCACTTAACATTTGAACATTTTGTCTTATGAATACGTTAAAATTATTTTTAAGGACAGACCAAAAAAATAAAGACGGTTCTCATTCAGTTTGTATTCGTTTAACGATGAAAAGGCGGAAAAAAGATATTTCGCTTCGAATTTATGTTAAACCAACGGACTGGATGTTTTCTAAAAATCTTGTTAAGAAATCTGACTCTAAATATCTCCGGAAAAATAAACTTATAAAAAAATATACCAACAAAGCTGAAAGCATTGTTGATGAATGTTTTTTTAATGATGAACAGCTTACTTTTGATGACTTTAAAAACAAACTTCTAAATAAGGAATATAGTGATGCCTCTTTTATTGAGTTTGTTAATGATGAGCTTGCAGAAAAAAATTATTCTGCTGAAACATTAAAAACTTATCTTACACAAATTACTAAACTTCAAAGGTTTAAAAAGAAATTAGCCTTTTCAGAAAATAACAAAAGGAAAAGGCAACAGAGAGCATTTGAATATTGCAAAATTAAACAAGCTTGAAAAATTGTATTATGAAAATAATTTAGATAACAGACAATTGAATGTATTACGCTATTTCCTATTTGTTTGCTATACCGGATTGAGATATACTGATATTAAAAATTTAAAATACAGCCATATAAAAAAGAGATTGTTTATTGAAGGAGAGATTCAATTTATTGAATTGAAAATGCACAAAACAAAGCTTAATGTATCAGTTCCGATAATTGAAAAGGCTAAAAAATTGATGCCTAAAAAAGTTGCAAGAAATCATCTTGTTTTCAGAGTTTTATCAAATCAAAAGACTAACCAATATTTAAAGGAGATTATTAAAATAGCCGGAATAGAAAAGAATATCACCTTCCATAGTGCCAGACATACGCTTGCAACTACCGGATTAGAAATGGGAATACCTATTAAAGTTGTTTCAAAAATTTTGGGGCATACAGAGATTAAAATGACACAGATTTATGCAAAGGTTAATGACGGATTGAAGTATCGTGAAATGATGAAAAAGGAAGGAATGAGCTACAACCTCAGTCCAACAGAGACTTTTACAAATTAATAAACACGAATTGAAATTATTCTTAATTTTATTATTTTCATTCGAATAAAATAAACTTTATGATTTTTATCTCACTCTCTGATTGGACTTTTATAAAATATACACCTCGTGGTAATTTATCAACAGAAAAATTAATGTGCTTTTTATCTAATTGCATATCTGAACTTTGAATAATTTCCCCTTTTGAATTATAAATACAATAATTTAAAAAATTATCAGCACTTACTAAATTAACTTCTGAATTTGCAGGATTCGGGTATAATAATATATCTTCCGGAATTTTTTGAAGAATTAGAATTGTATCTGAAAAAATACAATCATATTCATTTGTTACTTGGACAGATATTTGAACAGAATCTCCCTGAGTTATATCAAATTCATACAAATAGACTTCTGAATTACTGTTATCCGGGCTCCAAAGATATGACTGGAAATAATTACCGGGATTTAATAATAAAGATTGTTCGGGGTATAATATCCAGTCATCACCTAAATCCGGAAATATAGGATTAACAGCATAAACACTAATAGTATCAGAACCTTCACGACCTATACTATCAGTAACATATACATAATATATACCCGGTTCACATGCATTAATAAAGTTTGTAGTATCTCCTGTTGACCATAAGTATTCAAATCCTTCATCAACACTAATTACTGCACATCCTCCACAGTCTGATGTTTCATTTTCTAATCCAATAGAGATATTCAAGTCATATACTCTTAATTCTCTTTCGTATTCATTAGTTAAATAAACATTCTTTAAATCATTACTTAGACAGATTTTTTCATGAATAGTACTATTATTATTTGCATATTTTTCTTGTTCTTCAAATATTAATTCACCTGATTCTTTATCACGATAAAATGATATTATTGATTGCCCAAGTCCTGTAACACCAATAAGTGATCTGCCGTCTTTACTGATATAAGCGTCTGTTAACCTTTGAATATTAACAATGTCGAGATCATCGAGAGAAACTTCATACAATAGCATTAAATTACCGTTAACTGAATCTCTTTGAAAACAATGACTCTTTTCACCAATGCTATAAAGAAATTTTTCATCGGGGCTTAAAAGAATTTTGCATGGAGCGTTAATATTTTCATCAATTCCTTCGGTGAAAACTTGTGAAACAGATAAATTGCC includes:
- a CDS encoding aspartate kinase, whose translation is MKVFKFGGGILRTQKDTDQLLKILENYKNDKLIIVVSAFNKITSKFETLLNKYFENKQLDLTVCNEIKDYHFNMTKSLFEKNDKTEINRKINILFDEIYKIFQNGLSSYYHYEYDKIVSYGELLSSTIIFELLKINGFNCIFEDIRNIIITDSEYTEAKVNWKLSVENIKNKCSGNDFTFCLTQGFIAADENGNTTTLGREGSDFSASVLAYALDAEEVIFWKEVAGIYNADPTQTSDYQLLPKLSYKESVEQAFYGAKILHPKTIKPLQNKSIPIKVKSFYKPAENGTDIIDISDMSPDLYPDVPIYIVKDNQILISLSTLDFSFISENNLGKIFTLLSKYRIKANLIQSSAISFSICITNNKFKIPNLIKELKENFSVLYNDDLSLITIRHYNDEAVRKMTLGKNILLRQNSRHTSRFVIK
- the rfbD gene encoding dTDP-4-dehydrorhamnose reductase, coding for MITILITGAKGQLGSEIKRLSENNSEKKINYLFTDIDELDITDLNSLHFFFSKKKVDFIVNCAAYTNVDKAESEEDKAEMLNAIAVKNLATVSVNYKITLIHISTDYVFDGTKKTPYTEGDSINPKTAYGRTKLKGEQLITDSYKYNIIRTSWLYSVFGNNFVKTMIRLGREKEKINVVNDQIGSPTNAADLAAAILLIIQNSIEDSSYFQNGIYHFSNEGSCSWYDFAKEIMNYAGFNCKVNPVSSKEFPTPAERPEFSLMDKSKIKDVYKVIVPDWKKSLKKCLDEIIR
- a CDS encoding type II toxin-antitoxin system PemK/MazF family toxin, yielding MKQQNEIWSINLDPTIGAEIKKTRPAIIVNDNAIGLLPLKIIVPITDWKEQFAVAKKIIFSVNNLCWLFNHPQNSNSIFNRFYVLKSHGEFIFTFF
- a CDS encoding site-specific integrase; protein product: MNIAKLNKLEKLYYENNLDNRQLNVLRYFLFVCYTGLRYTDIKNLKYSHIKKRLFIEGEIQFIELKMHKTKLNVSVPIIEKAKKLMPKKVARNHLVFRVLSNQKTNQYLKEIIKIAGIEKNITFHSARHTLATTGLEMGIPIKVVSKILGHTEIKMTQIYAKVNDGLKYREMMKKEGMSYNLSPTETFTN
- the fbp gene encoding class 1 fructose-bisphosphatase; this encodes MSVTTLNEFIIERQADFPYAKGELTRLLTHMSVAAKVVNREVNKAGLVDILGEIGESNVHGEDQKKLDVYADEKFISSLKSSGECCGIASEENKDIVSFDEELPKQGRYIVTMDPLDGSSNIDVNVSIGTIFSIFRRVSPVGHKAALEDFVQDGTKQVAAGYIIYGSSTMMVYTTGRGVNGFTLDPSIGEFCLSHPDILIPHSGIIYSINEGNYIKFPEGVKQYLKYCQDKDVPTGRPYTSRYIGSLVADFHRNLLKGGIFIYPISAGYPSGKLRLLYECNPMAMIIEQAGGKATDGRGTRIMDIKPESLHQRVPFYVGSRNMVNTAEEFMKKYGWKEPDISH